The proteins below are encoded in one region of Brachionichthys hirsutus isolate HB-005 chromosome 12, CSIRO-AGI_Bhir_v1, whole genome shotgun sequence:
- the vwc2l gene encoding von Willebrand factor C domain-containing protein 2-like, which yields MGRLRSAVLVLLLALSAVSPASVGNHPEDYTDEAERSASDNMVFDDYRGKGCVDDSGFVYKLGERFYPGHSNCPCVCTEDGPVCDQPECPRLHPKCTKVEHNGCCPECKEVKNFCEYRGKTYKILEEFKGSPSDEEGTSPPSVAASMPQASAQLQSRTRSYRPSPCEWCRCEPNNEVHCVVSDCAVPECVNPVYEPEQCCPICKNGPNCFAGTTIIPAGIEVKVDDCTICRCHNGDWWKPAQCLRRECLNGQSLS from the exons ATGGGCCGTCTCCGCTCggctgtcctcgtcctcctgctggCCCTGAGCGCCGTGTCTCCGGCCTCCGTGGGTAACCACCCCGAGGATTACACGGACGAGGCGGAGCGCAGCGCCAGCGACAACATGGTCTTCGACGACTACCGGGGGAAGGGCTGCGTGGACGACAGTGGCTTCGTCTACAAGCTCGGGGAGCGCTTCTACCCGGGACACTCGAACTGCCCGTGCGTGTGCACGGAGGACGGGCCGGTGTGCGACCAGCCCGAGTGCCCCAGACTTCACCCAAAGTGCACCAAAGTGGAGCACAATGGATGCTGCCCCGAGTGCAAGGAGGTTAAAAACTTTTGCGAGTACCGGGGGAAAACGTATAAAATACTGGAAGAATTCAAG GGTTCCCCGTCAGATGAGGAAGGGACCAGTCCGCCCAGCGTGGCTGCCAGCATGCCTCAGGCCTCAGCCCAGCTGCAATCAAGAACCAGGAGCTATAGG CCGTCACCCTGTGAGTGGTGCCGCTGCGAACCAAATAATGAGGTGCACTGTGTGGTGTCTGACTGTGCGGTCCCAGAGTGCGTCAACCCTGTGTACGAGCCGGAGCAGTGCTGCCCCATCTGTAAAAACG GTCCAAATTGCTTCGCTGGAACGACAATCATCCCAGCTGGAATTGAAGTGAAGGTGGACGACTGCACCATCTGCCGTTGCCACAACGGAGACTGGTGGAAGCCGGCACAGTGCTTGCGGCGGGAGTGCCTCAACGGCCAGTCGTTGTCATAG